A region from the Muribaculum gordoncarteri genome encodes:
- a CDS encoding fructose-1,6-bisphosphatase, protein MSTPNTTITPQTIENDRRVLELLSQTFNDVSSASTEIINLEAILNLPKGTEHFVADLHGEHEAFRHILKNASGNIKRKVTEIFGTTMREQEIRELCTLIYYPERKLEYIKASENDLDDFYNITLHQLIKVCQSVSSKYTRSKVRKALPREFAYIIEELLHESSSDDNKQPYFNRIIETIITTGQADAFIAALCNVIQRLSIDQLHILGDIFDRGPGAHIIMDTLCDYGQFDIQWGNHDALWMGAAAGNDCCIANVLRLSLRYGNLATLEDGYGINLVPLATFAMETYGDDPCDFFGPHLDTDDTTHNEKTRRLIAQMHKAISIIQFKLEAALIDKRPEWNMADRKLLEHIDFDRKVFTLDGKDYEMRDINFPTVDPADPYRLTPEEEDLVMKLHHSFKVSDKLKKHVQCLFTNGCMYGIYNSNLLFHASMPLNADGSLKEVDLRGQRYKGRELFHRIGMMMRSAYNDDTPADEKDFAIDYYWYLWCGQESPLFDKSKMATFERYFLTDKSTHKEEKGYYYTLRDNEEVCDRILDAFGVTGQHRHIINGHVPVRTNKGETPIRANGKLMVIDGGFAKAYHNTTGIAGYTLVYHSRGFQLVQHEPFTSAEEAIKNGTDIVSSTQIVELSSQRMRVRDTDKGKELLGQIHELTELLYAYRHGIIKERAKKLG, encoded by the coding sequence ATGTCGACTCCAAATACCACAATAACACCCCAGACAATCGAGAATGACCGTCGAGTACTCGAACTCCTGTCACAAACTTTCAACGATGTCAGTTCGGCAAGCACCGAGATAATCAATCTTGAAGCCATCCTCAACCTCCCCAAAGGCACCGAACACTTCGTGGCCGACCTCCACGGCGAGCATGAGGCATTCCGTCACATCCTCAAAAACGCCTCGGGCAACATCAAGCGCAAGGTCACCGAGATATTCGGCACAACCATGCGCGAGCAGGAAATCAGGGAACTTTGCACGCTCATATACTATCCCGAGCGCAAACTTGAATACATAAAAGCATCGGAAAACGACCTCGACGACTTCTACAACATAACTCTGCACCAGCTCATCAAGGTGTGCCAAAGCGTTTCATCGAAGTACACCCGCTCAAAGGTGCGCAAGGCGCTCCCGCGAGAATTTGCCTACATCATCGAGGAGCTGCTTCACGAGTCATCGTCGGACGACAACAAGCAGCCCTACTTCAACCGCATCATCGAAACCATCATCACCACCGGTCAGGCCGACGCATTCATTGCGGCGCTATGCAACGTGATCCAGCGATTGAGCATCGACCAGCTGCACATACTCGGCGACATATTTGACCGAGGCCCCGGCGCACACATAATCATGGATACGCTGTGCGACTACGGGCAGTTTGACATCCAATGGGGCAACCACGACGCACTGTGGATGGGCGCGGCTGCCGGCAACGACTGCTGCATAGCCAATGTGCTGCGACTCTCACTGCGTTACGGCAATCTCGCCACGCTCGAGGACGGCTACGGCATCAACCTCGTGCCACTCGCAACATTCGCCATGGAAACCTACGGCGACGACCCGTGCGACTTCTTCGGCCCGCATCTCGACACCGACGACACCACCCACAACGAAAAGACCCGACGCCTCATCGCCCAGATGCACAAGGCAATCAGCATAATACAGTTCAAGCTCGAAGCCGCCCTCATCGACAAGCGCCCCGAGTGGAACATGGCCGACCGCAAGCTGCTCGAGCACATCGACTTCGACCGCAAGGTGTTTACCCTCGACGGCAAGGACTACGAGATGCGCGACATCAACTTCCCCACAGTCGACCCGGCCGACCCCTACCGCCTCACCCCCGAGGAGGAGGACCTCGTGATGAAGCTGCACCACTCATTCAAGGTGAGCGACAAGCTCAAGAAGCACGTGCAGTGCCTCTTTACCAACGGGTGCATGTATGGCATCTACAACTCCAACCTGCTCTTCCACGCGTCGATGCCGCTCAACGCCGACGGCTCGCTCAAGGAGGTCGACCTGCGCGGACAGCGTTACAAGGGCCGCGAACTCTTTCACCGCATAGGCATGATGATGCGCTCGGCCTACAACGATGACACCCCGGCCGACGAGAAAGACTTCGCCATCGACTACTACTGGTATCTGTGGTGCGGTCAGGAATCGCCGCTGTTTGACAAGTCGAAGATGGCTACATTTGAACGCTACTTCCTCACCGATAAGTCGACCCACAAGGAGGAGAAGGGCTACTACTACACACTGCGCGACAACGAGGAGGTGTGCGACAGGATTCTCGACGCATTCGGAGTGACGGGACAGCACCGACACATAATAAACGGACATGTACCCGTGCGCACCAACAAAGGTGAAACCCCTATACGCGCCAACGGCAAACTGATGGTGATCGACGGCGGATTTGCCAAAGCCTACCACAACACCACCGGAATCGCGGGCTACACGCTCGTCTACCACAGCCGCGGGTTCCAGCTCGTGCAACACGAGCCCTTCACATCGGCCGAGGAGGCCATCAAGAACGGAACCGACATCGTAAGCTCAACTCAGATTGTCGAGCTTAGCTCACAGCGCATGAGAGTGCGCGACACCGACAAGGGAAAGGAGCTGCTGG